A window of Haloarcula sp. DT43 genomic DNA:
AGGACACCGTCGACGTGGACGTGACGATGGAGACGAGCGTCGACAACGCCTACGCGACGGGTGGCATGGTCCGGGCCGAGGAGTGGCAGGCGGTCATCTCCGCCGGCGACGGCGCGGCCGCGGCGCTGAACATCCTCACCAAGGAGAAAGGGGAGCACTTCCACGACTTCGATACGCCCGCCGACGCCGACGCGCTGTTCGGCTCGGAGGAGTAGGCCCCGGCGCTGCCCCCGGTGGACGACCGGCGAGTCCGGGGCGTAAGCAAGTACGTAATCGGCGGTTTCAGTGTCTCCAAGCGTCGTTTCGGCGTCCGCGCGCCCCGGAACGACAGCCGGTTTTATCGACTGATTCACTATGGTGGTCCGGGGCCACCCGTTCCCTGTGAGGGAGTTCGAGTTCACTATCAGGTTCGCCGCGGGGGCCGACCCCCTGATGGACCTGTTCCGGGAGTACCCTGCGCTACGGCTCCGGAACGCGACCTGTACCGTCGCCGGAGACGCCATGTGGCGCGTCGACCGCGTGGACGGGTCCGCCGCCGCCGTCTCGGCGTTCGAGGACGCGTTCCTCGACGACGGACGCTGTAACGAGTGTCTCGGTAGCGACCGCTGTGCCGGGACCAGGGAGTATCAGGTCCTCGACCGGGGACCGACCGCACGGACAGTGTACACCTACCACGCCGAAATCGACCGGTGTCAGTCGGTCGCTCCCATCGTCACCGACCGGATTGTCGACGGGGTCGTCTTCGCGTCGGAGCGCACCGACGGGGCGTATCGCTGGCGTGTCCTGTCGCCGGCGGCGATATCGCCGGAGGGGGTGTTCGACGGACTCGAAACGGCGCTCCGCGACGGACTGACGCTCGACGTCGACCGCGTCGGCGGGGCGGGACAGTGGAACGTGGAGCCGAGGCCGGCGTTTCTCCAGTGACGCGCTCACTGGCGAGTATTCGATATAATACAATGAATACGCGCGTCTCAACCGGTCTGTCGCTTCACTCCGCCTGCCACGGCGCGCCGTCGCGCTCGACGAACCGCTCGGTGTGCTCGATACCGCGGATTCGGTCGACGTCCGCGGCGTCGAGGGCCAGGTCGAGCGCCCCGAGGTTGTCCCGGATGTGGGCTTCGCTCGTGGCCTTCGGGACGACGCTCACGCCGTCTCGCGAGAGCAACCAGGCGAGACTAACCTGTGCCGGGCTGACGCCGTGTTTCACCGCGATTGCCTCGATTTCCGGGACGTCGAACACGCGCCCACGGGCCAGCGGCGAGTACGCGACGTGGTGGTACCCGTCTGCCTGCGCGTGGGCGACGAGTTCGTCCTGCTGTAACAGCGGGTGGGTCTCGGCCTGGTGGGCGAACAGCGGCACGTCGAGCGTGTCGATGGCCTCGTCCAGCAACTCGACGCTGAAGTTCGAGACGCCGACGTGCTCTATTCGTCCTCGATTGACCAGTTCGTCGAACGCCGCCAGCGTCTCCGTCGCCTCGTAGCCGTCCACCGGCCAGTGGACGTAGAGGAGGTCAAGCGTTTCCAGCCCAAGCCGGTCCAGCGTCGCGTCGAGGCCCTCGATGACCTCGTCGTAGCCCAGTCCGAACCGCTTCGGATGCACTTTCGAGGCGACGAACACCTCGTCTCGCGGCACGTCGGCGGCGGCGATGCCCGCCCCGACGGCCCGCTCGTTCTCGTAGTGCTGTGCGGTGTCGATGTGGCGATACCCGGCTTCCAGCGCCGTTCGAACGCTGTTCGCACAGGTGTCCGGGTCCGTGTTCTCCCAGGTGCCGAGTCCCATCGCTGGCAGGTCAGTCATGGGCTATAGCACCAGCGAGGTCCTGATATCTCTTTGGTTCCGTGCAGCGGCCCCGACTCAGTGGACCGACCGGTCGTCGCTCTCGTCGATGGCCTCGATGGGGTCGGCGTTGCCGAAGTCGGGGGTCGGACCGTCGCCCTCCGCGGCCCACTCGCAGGCGTTGGCGAGGACCCGCTGGATGTCCTCGTCGTGGTAAATCGGATACGTCTCGTGGCCCGGCCGGAAGTAGAAGATACGGCCCGCGCCGCGGCGGTAGCAACAGCCCGACCGGAACACCTCCCCGCCCTCGAACCAGGAGTTGAACACGAGCGTGTCCGGCGCGGGGACGTCGAAGCGCTCC
This region includes:
- a CDS encoding aldo/keto reductase — encoded protein: MTDLPAMGLGTWENTDPDTCANSVRTALEAGYRHIDTAQHYENERAVGAGIAAADVPRDEVFVASKVHPKRFGLGYDEVIEGLDATLDRLGLETLDLLYVHWPVDGYEATETLAAFDELVNRGRIEHVGVSNFSVELLDEAIDTLDVPLFAHQAETHPLLQQDELVAHAQADGYHHVAYSPLARGRVFDVPEIEAIAVKHGVSPAQVSLAWLLSRDGVSVVPKATSEAHIRDNLGALDLALDAADVDRIRGIEHTERFVERDGAPWQAE